The Amycolatopsis umgeniensis DNA segment CTTCGACGGCGGTGACGAGGGCTTCGAGGAGTAGCCCGTTCAGTAGCGGGAGAGCAGCCGATCCCGGGCCGTTTCGAGGTGGTGCACCATCGCCGCCGAGGCGGCTTCGGGATCGGCCGCGATCAGCGCCACCACGATCGCCCGGTGTTCCTCGATGGTCTGCACACCGAACGGCCGGTCGTAGCTGAGCCGGAACACGTGCAGGTGACAGTGGGTGCGGGCGAAAGCCTGCTCGACGGCGGTGTTGCCGGCCAGCCGCAGGATCCGGGTGTGCAGCCGATCGTCGTGTGACGTCAGTGCCCGGTACGTCTCGTAGCTGTCGCCGACCGGCGCCGTCGGGCAGGTCCGCAGCTCGGCCCGCAGTTCCTGCGCCGCCTTGGTGGTCATCCTGGCCGCCGCCTTGGCCGCGCTGACCGGTTCGAGCAGCAGGCGCAGTTCGTACAGGTCGGTGAGTTCCCGCGCGGTGAGCAGTTCGGTGACCCGGTAGCCGCGCAGCGGAAGACGGCTGACGAGTCCCTCGGATTCCAGCCGCGCCAACGCTTCCCGTACCGGCGTCCCCGAGACGTCGAGTTCGCGGGCGATCTCGTCGATGTTGACGCGGTCGCCGGGGGCGATGCCGTGGTTCATGATCAGCGCGCGCAGGCGTTCGTAGACGCCGTCCGCCAGCACCTGCCTGCCCGGCAGTTTGGTCAGCCGCTCCGACACGGTCCACACCCCCTCCGCCGGGAGTATATGGCTCACAGCCCGGCGAGCTCGATCGCGGCGGCGAGCGCCTCGTTGCCCGCGTCGGACGGGTGAAGCTTGTCTTCGGCGGCGAATTCGGGCCGCATGGCCGAGGGATCGGCGGGATCGCGCACCGCGGCGTCGAAATCGGCGACGCCGTCGAAGATCCCGCCGGACCGGATGAGCTCGTTGACCCCCGTTCGGGTGGCTTCGAGTCCGGAGTCGTGGCCCCACCAGCCCTTGAACGGCGTCAAGGTGGCGCCGATGACCTTGATTCCCTTGGCGTGCAGTCGGTCCACGAGATTCCGGTAGCCCGCCGCGAGCGCGGCCGGATCGTTCTGGCGCGGGGTCTGCAGGAGGTCGTTGATCCCCATCAGGACGATCGCGGTCCGGACGCCGGTGCGGTCCAGCACGTCGTCGTCCAACCTGGACAGTCCACTTCGGAGGATCGGGACGTCGCCGCCGTCCAGCAGCAGCCGGTTCGCGCTCACGCCGGAGTTCAGCACACCTCGCCGTTGTGCCGCGGGCAGGACCTTCATCCGGTCGGCGAGGTAGTCCGGCCAGCGATGATTCGCCCCGCTCGTCGAGTAGCCGCCGTCGGTGATCGAGTCCCCGAAAGCCACCACGGATCCGGCCGCCGGGGCGCCCTGGACGTCGATCTCCTCGACGTAGAACCAGGAACCGGTCCGCTCGGTGAACCGCGCGCCGGACTCGGCCGCCGAAACGTCGCCTTGCGCGAGGAAGGAGGTCTGGCTCGCGGAGGGATGGTGCGTCGCGACGCCCGGCGAATCCGGTGTGTACGTGGTCACCAGCAGGTCGGCGTCCTCGGGGACGGCGAAGTCCAGCGGATCGCTCGTGACGTCGTCGCCCGCCGGAACGGTGACCGTCGGCTGACCGGCGAAGGTCAGCCGACGCACGGAACCGGGGACGGCGTCGGCGGTCTCACCGGACCCGCGCGACGCGACGGTGGCGGCGCCGAGGGTCAGGGGAGCGGTGCCGAACTTGTTGGAAAACGTGACCCTGGCGCGGTTTCCACCGACACTGGTGTGCACGACGTTGCGGATCGAGTAACCCGCGTAGCCCGCCGAGGCGGGGCCGGCTTGCGACGTCCCCCAAGTGCCCACCCAGCCTGTCTCGGCCTGGGCGCGGCCGAAGACCCGCAACTCGGCGAGCGAGAGGTTCCCTGTTCCGTCGAGCTGGACCAGGACATACCTGCCGGTCGTGCCCGGTTTCAGGATCGTGAGCGCGCCCGCGGGGCCCGAGTGGTGGCTCGACCAGACACCCGGCCGTTTCGCCTGTTCTTCGGGCGGGACGGCGGGATCGAGCGGCTCGGGGGAGACGAACACCCGGAAACCGGTGAGCCGTTCGGCGCAGCAGTCGGTGCGGTTCCACAGTTCGAGGGTGTCGATCGCGGCGGCCCCGCCGAGATCCGCCTGCCACCAGGCGTGGCGATCCGAGCCGGTGTGCGTGATCGAGTTGTTCGCGTACACGCCGTTGGTGTCGCCGTCGACGGCCCGGCTCGCGGGCGAGCCGAACGCGTCCGAAGACTGCCGGGCGAGCGCGCCCAGCGCCAGATTCGGCCGACCGGCGAGCGCGACCGCGAAGACGTGCAGCGCGGGCGCGTCCGGCAGGCGCACCCGGTGGACCGTCCTTTGTGGATCGATCGCGACGTCGGCGTGGTAGACGTTGACCTGCCGGACATCCTTGCCGCCGGGACCGTTGCGGTACGGCATGCTGATGGCGGGGGCGACGCCGGACGGTACCGGGGCCGCCCAGTCCGGGCTGCCGATCCGGTACGGCCGCGTGGTCCCGTCGGTGTAGGTGATCGTGCCGGTGCCGCTCACGGACCGGCCGCCGGTCGCGGTGACCAGGAAGCCCAGCCGGTCCGACGAACCGGGCACGCCGACCGTCTGGCCCTGCGCGGTGGCGTTGTCCCGGGCGCCGGGCGAGGCCGTCGGCCAGGTGAAGCGGGTGCCGTGCGACGAGATCAGCGCGCCGGGGCTGACGCCACGCAGGCTCAGCGCTTCGGCGGAGAGGCCGTGACCGAAGCCGTCGAGGTTCGAGGACCCCGCGTTGTCGAAGAAGGCACTCAGCCCGGCGAACGGCG contains these protein-coding regions:
- a CDS encoding FCD domain-containing protein, yielding MSERLTKLPGRQVLADGVYERLRALIMNHGIAPGDRVNIDEIARELDVSGTPVREALARLESEGLVSRLPLRGYRVTELLTARELTDLYELRLLLEPVSAAKAAARMTTKAAQELRAELRTCPTAPVGDSYETYRALTSHDDRLHTRILRLAGNTAVEQAFARTHCHLHVFRLSYDRPFGVQTIEEHRAIVVALIAADPEAASAAMVHHLETARDRLLSRY
- a CDS encoding GDSL-type esterase/lipase family protein, giving the protein MRRVLVLALMGTLLVGAVTPASAAPTPFAGLSAFFDNAGSSNLDGFGHGLSAEALSLRGVSPGALISSHGTRFTWPTASPGARDNATAQGQTVGVPGSSDRLGFLVTATGGRSVSGTGTITYTDGTTRPYRIGSPDWAAPVPSGVAPAISMPYRNGPGGKDVRQVNVYHADVAIDPQRTVHRVRLPDAPALHVFAVALAGRPNLALGALARQSSDAFGSPASRAVDGDTNGVYANNSITHTGSDRHAWWQADLGGAAAIDTLELWNRTDCCAERLTGFRVFVSPEPLDPAVPPEEQAKRPGVWSSHHSGPAGALTILKPGTTGRYVLVQLDGTGNLSLAELRVFGRAQAETGWVGTWGTSQAGPASAGYAGYSIRNVVHTSVGGNRARVTFSNKFGTAPLTLGAATVASRGSGETADAVPGSVRRLTFAGQPTVTVPAGDDVTSDPLDFAVPEDADLLVTTYTPDSPGVATHHPSASQTSFLAQGDVSAAESGARFTERTGSWFYVEEIDVQGAPAAGSVVAFGDSITDGGYSTSGANHRWPDYLADRMKVLPAAQRRGVLNSGVSANRLLLDGGDVPILRSGLSRLDDDVLDRTGVRTAIVLMGINDLLQTPRQNDPAALAAGYRNLVDRLHAKGIKVIGATLTPFKGWWGHDSGLEATRTGVNELIRSGGIFDGVADFDAAVRDPADPSAMRPEFAAEDKLHPSDAGNEALAAAIELAGL